A window of Salmo trutta chromosome 31, fSalTru1.1, whole genome shotgun sequence contains these coding sequences:
- the LOC115169349 gene encoding uncharacterized protein LOC115169349 yields MKRGPRDSLEEAVSRALTRRPKSANARQRYPPADPDPSVNTQQHAEVVSVSMRQHRSQTPQGLYGGNFNTFTIAAATGAVVPSRHHQRDQQRDSFAPLRDLGVMASPVGRPMSARGCRRQQQPSHHTPDAERNQSQVETHRSHDLTPSQPRLNQALKIASVNWSGEGTETPYVSQDDLNRGKSSGSFDQDDPEVKGPRIRPKSSKGRQRYPVQPQPQSQEDQPWNTHNTQGQGHHRYPVLTQSQEHHAPDAKSIERPGSHVYPGHNQAATDVVDMVESNTNTMHSYYSSTHPLLVPRLSCSSLNKYCVLPSIRKRDAKSLPKNVDP; encoded by the coding sequence ATGAAGCGGGGTCCCAGAGATAGCTTGGAGGAGGCAGTCAGCAGGGCTCTGACCAGGAGGCCCAAATCAGCCAACGCCAGACAACGGTATCCTCCAGCTGACCCAGACCCGTCTGTAAATACCCAACAACATGCAGAGGTGGTGTCAGTGTCAATGCGCCAGCACCGCTCTCAGACTCCACAAGGCTTGTATGGTGGAAACTTTAATACCTTTACTATCGCAGCTGCTACTGGTGCTGTGGTGCCATCTAGGCATCACCAGAGGGACCAGCAGAGAGACAGCTTTGCTCCACTGAGGGACCTAGGTGTCATGGCCTCCCCTGTAGGTAGGCCCATGTCCGCCAGGGGGTGCCGACGACAACAGCAACCCTCCCATCACACACCAGATGCAGAGAGGAACCAATCTCAAGTGGAAACCCATCGTTCACATGACCTGACTCCGAGTCAACCTCGCCTGAACCAGGCATTGAAGATAGCTTCTGTCAACTGGTCTGGAGAGGGGACTGAGACCCCCTATGTGTCTCAGGATGACCTGAACAGAGGGAAGAGTAGCGGTTCCTTTGACCAAGATGACCCAGAGGTGAAAGGTCCGAGAATCAGGCCCAAGTCATCTAAGGGACGGCAGCGATACCCAGTACAACCACAACCTCAAAGTCAGGAGGACCAACCTTGGAACACACACAACACTCAAGGACAGGGACACCATCGGTACCCAGTACTAACTCAAAGTCAAGAGCACCATGCTCCAGACGCAAAGAGTATAGAGCGGCCAGGCAGTCATGTTTATCCCGGTCATAATCAAGCAGCCACAGATGTTGTGGATATGGTGGAGTCCAATACAAATACGATGCACTCATACTACTCGTCTACACATCCCCTCCTTGTACCTCGACTATCCTGCAGCTCCCTCAACAAGTACTGTGTCTTGCCCTCCATCAGAAAAAGAGATGCTAAGAGTCTTCCTAAGAATGTGGACCCGTAG